One part of the Paroedura picta isolate Pp20150507F chromosome 5, Ppicta_v3.0, whole genome shotgun sequence genome encodes these proteins:
- the LOC143837085 gene encoding uncharacterized protein LOC143837085 — protein MACAETGDLSRAILGYLRSVGVHVRPGKLSPSQGKAMPIPARRLFGVPLCSLPLLKPAGGVPRFLVDACELLRLHLHVEGLFRKTGSVTRIKALKTRLEAGENCLHMALPCDVAALVKQFLRDLPEPLIPAELQGLMCHVQKRQEEDRRPLTLLLTCLVPKVSANTLRYFFGFLQDVAARCSQNKMDAANLAVVFAPNLFPSEPSSKLGGGAEEVLQTQAAVVELLIVHASEIGAVPQSLLENVQAAFPDTEHKSQSPPGPGDGRGREADSRRRRRRQRRRSVGNIVTEALSRFKSGRAVRTAPCPETKEGNEFPKDSALRTSFNSKRKASDDILWVSELSVKKRRSTLDSGCSNSSKEEVLVLEQPVDADCVQGPVSPALVFSNNPSNPVSGIGRRSGSPQISPAKIVRRRSSGRTHTQRKHSTRTAPSCSQALFERKDMERKSLRVFFWGSKDLVAEPSGLLLTKKMAGGRPEGPGSHSPKETEERPESQSSDKGVLPYQDQAAPDTAARRKNGSTASPGLGGASCGHRGRASGMAEGLLGCPTEAASPPQRPHVLRRSLSWPEGVSRRGAAEQGETDSLPDEATVVPGDHLGLVEQELPGAEVTATGMRRAGIPAVCVTPAESYGAACPEKEPCVLPSSRGSSQPDLSDCHSARADGFCPLDKVPPSSLKRFTLNLLRTSPQPDEGPNAGRPKGKGGRRFGRSLSHESGLPLRAEEEGAGCAAKKKGAALQPPKSPLWSLKAYGRQIFLTHKHWAVTLGGMRGRKESASQETERAAADCQEPILGCRLKGEQHGSSRSPKFPLVEPQLMTGQSSLDL, from the exons ATGGCCTGTGCAGAAACAGGGGATCTCTCCCGGGCGATCCTTGGCTACCTGCGCAGTGTCGGGGTTCACGTCCGCCCTGGGAAACTCAGCCCGAGCCAG GGGAAGGCGATGCCCATTCCAGCCAGGCGCCTGTTTGGGGTCCCGCTTTGCTCGCTGCCCCTTTTGAAGCCTGCGGGAGGAGTCCCACG GTTCCTCGTGGATGCCTGCGAGTTACTACGCCTGCACCTTCACGTTGAGGGACTCTTCCGGAAAACTGGCTCAGTGACCCGAATCAAAGCTTTGAAG ACCCGGTTGGAAGCCGGCGAAAACTGCCTGCACATGGCCCTGCCGTGCGATGTGGCGGCTCTTGTGAAGCAATTTCTAAGAGACCTGCCGGAGCCCTTGATCCCGGCCGAACTGCAGGGCCTGATGTGCCATGTGCAGAAGCGCCAAGAGGAGGATCGGCGCCCCCTGACCCTTTTGCTCACCTGCTTGGTCCCCAAAGTGAGTGCCAACACCCTGCGCTACTTCTTCGGCTTCCTGCAGGACGTGGCAGCCAG GTGCTCTCAGAACAAAATGGACGCAGCCAACTTGGCTGTCGTCTTTGCTCCCAACCTCTTCCCCAGTGAGCCCAGCAgcaagttgggtgggggagcagaGGAGGTGCTGCAGACCCAGGCTGCCGTGGTGGAGCTGTTGATTGTCCATGCGTCAGAGATAG GCGCTGTGCCCCAATCTCTCCTGGAGAACGTGCAGGCTGCCTTTCCAGACACGGAACATAAAAGTCAGTCTCCTCCTGGACCAGGAGAtgggagaggcagggaggcagacagcaggaggaggaggaggaggcaacgcAGGCGCAGCGTGGGCA aTATTGTCACTGAAGCTCTGAGCAGATTCAAGTCAGGTCGAGCAGTCCGGACTGCTCCTTGCCCGGAGACCAAAGAAGGAAATG AATTCCCGAAGGACTCAGCTCTGAGAACATCCTTTAATTCCAAGCGGAAAGCTTCCGATGATATCCTGTGGGTGTCTGAGCTTTCAGTCAAGAAGAG gAGATCAACTTTGGATTCTGGATGCTCAAATTCCTCCAAAGAGGAGGTGTTGGTGTTGGAGCAGCCCGTGGATGCGGATTGTGTACAAG GTCCTGTAAGCCCTGCCCTGGTCTTCTCCAACAACCCCTCAAATCCAGTCTCTGGGATAGGACGCCGGTCAGGCAGCCCACAAATCTCCCCTGCGAAAATTGTGAGGAGGCGGAGCAGCGGAAGGACACACACTCAGAG gAAACACTCCACCCGCACTGCACCCTCCTGCTCCCAAGCACTCTTTGAGCGGAAGGACATGGAGCGGAAATCCTTGCGCGTTTTCTTCTGGGGCAGCAAAGATCTG gTCGCAGAACCAAGTGGCTTGCTTCTGACAAAGAAGATGGCAGGAGGAAGGCCAGAAGGTCCCGGTTCCCACAGTCCCAAAGAAACTGAAGAGA GACCCGAGAGCCAGTCATCCGACAAAGGGGTCCTTCCTTACCAAGACCAAGCAGCCCCGGATACTGCTGCGAGACGCAAAAATGGAAGCACGGCCAGTCCCGGTTTGGGTGGTGCTTCTTGCGGGCACCGAGGACGGGCCTCGGGGATGGCTGAGGGTTTACTTGGCTGTCCCACCGAGGCTGCTTCCCCACCGCAGCGGCCCCACGTTCTACGTCGTTCCTTGAGCTGGCCTGAAGGCGTGTCCAGGAGGGGAGCCGCAGAACAAGGGGAAACGGATTCTCTCCCTGACGAGGCCACTGTCGTTCCTGGAGACCATTTAGGCCTAGTCGAGCAAGAGCTGCCGGGGGCGGAAGTCACGGCGACAGGCATGAGACGGGCGGGTATCCCCGCAGTGTGTGTCACGCCGGCTGAGAGCTACGGGGCTGCCTGCCCAGAGAAAGAGCCTTGTGTGCTCCCAAGTAGCCGTGGCTCCTCCCAACCGGATCTGTCTGACTGTCACAGCGCCCGAGCTGACGGCTTCTGTCCCCTCGACAAGGTGCCCCCCAGCAGCCTCAAGCGTTTCACTCTCAACCTCCTGCGGACTTCGCCGCAGCCGGACGAGGGGCCAAACGCGGGCAGGCccaaggggaaaggggggcgTCGTTTTGGCCGGTCTCTGAGCCATGAGAGCGGCCTCCCCTTGCgagcggaggaggagggggctggcTGTGCAGCAAAGAAGAAAGGGGCCGCCCTGCAGCCCCCCAAGAGCCCTTTGTGGTCCTTAAAGGCGTATGGGCGGCAGATCTTCCTCACCCACAAACACTGGGCCGTGACTTTGGGAGGGATGCGGGGCAGGAAGGAGTCGGCATCACAGGAAActgaaagggctgcagcggatTGCCAGGAGCCCATCTTGGGCTGCCGGCTGAAGGGAGAACAGCATGGATCTAGCCGCTCTCCCAAATTCCCCTTGGTGGAACCTCAACTCATGACTGGTCAAAGTTCCCTGGATTTGTAG